One genomic region from Haloterrigena gelatinilytica encodes:
- a CDS encoding HalOD1 output domain-containing protein has protein sequence MSRPARRRNLTPVDDDGGQTIYYDEDRGTYHTWCDDDAYELASTAVVITVASVLEVDTDDLERLSAAVEPDALNSLIGHWRRADVADADGSITFPFATCVVTVHSSGEIVVDPEQRVPSVGR, from the coding sequence ATGTCCCGACCCGCTCGGAGGAGAAACCTGACGCCGGTCGACGACGACGGGGGGCAGACGATCTACTACGACGAAGACCGCGGGACCTACCACACCTGGTGCGACGACGACGCCTACGAGCTAGCGAGCACGGCCGTAGTGATCACCGTCGCGTCGGTGCTCGAGGTCGATACGGACGACCTCGAGCGGCTCTCGGCGGCCGTCGAACCGGACGCACTGAACTCGCTGATCGGCCATTGGCGACGGGCCGACGTGGCGGACGCCGACGGGAGCATCACCTTTCCGTTCGCGACGTGTGTCGTCACGGTCCACTCGAGCGGCGAGATCGTCGTCGATCCCGAGCAACGCGTCCCGTCGGTCGGCCGCTGA